CAGCCCAGGACGGGCAACCGAGAAAGTAAGGGAGGGGTGATGGCGTCATCCATCAAATGTACAGGTCCAGCCCCAGCACTTCCATCTCCCAGTCGGTGAAGCCGGCAGTGGTCAGGTAGCTGGCGAGCGCCGTTGAGGTCCGCCGGTCGCGGGCACGGGGGAAGATCAGGTCCTGCTGACGGGCCGGCAGGTTCTCGCCGCGACGGCTGGCGCGGCTGACCTGCGCGTCGATGTCCTCGATGATCTCGGCGTCGGCTTCGTCGATGGCTTCGTCACGCGCCGGCGCCTTGCGAGGCGCGCGCTTGATGGGGTAGCTCTGTGAGGAGAAGCCGTCGATACGCATGAAAGGGGCACTCAGGATCAATGATGGCAATTTAGCAGCATCAGGAATCCTTCGCTAATGCCCGAACTGATAACTGGACCACAGAACGCGCAAAAGGTTTTATCGTGAACGGCGATAGCCGACGAACTGCGTTCAACGCGCCTTGGGCGTAGCCACATTATCGCGCAGGTAAACCGGTTGCGCCTGCTCGGCGACGACCGCCTCCCCCCGCGCCCAGGCGAAACCGGCCAGAGTGAGGATGTCCAGTGCGCTGGGCAGGGCCACGGCATCGCTGGCCGCGACCTGCACGGCCAGCCGCTCGGCATAGCCCCAGCCGGTGCCGGCGCCGAACCAATCGCCCTCCAAGTCTTGCGGCAGCGCAACCCGATCGGGCGGCAGCACCGTTTCCTGGCCGATCAGACGCATCTCGCCCTGCTCGGCGCAGTAGCAGCCCCAGTACACCTCGTCCATGCGCGCATCGATGGCCGCGGCCACCTGCTGCACGCCTCGCTCACGCAGCGCGCCCTGGGCCAGCGCCGCCAGATTGGACACCGGCAGCACCGGACGCTCAAGAGCGAAAGCCAGCCCCTGGACCACGCCGATGGCGATACGCACGCCGGTGAAGGCGCCCGGGCCACGGCCAAAGGCGATGGCGTCCAGCGCGCTCAGCGCCACACCCGAGTCGGCCAGCAGTTGCTTGATCATCGGCAGCAGTTTCTGCGCGTGCAGGCGTGGGGCCACCTCGTAGTGACTGGTCACCTTGCCGTCGTACAGCAGGGCGACGGAACAGGCTTCGGTGGCGGTATCCAGGGCCAACAAGGTGGTCATCGAACGAGGTATCCAGGCGACAGGGGAAAAAGAGCGGCAGTATAAACGACAACGGCCCGCAAGCGGGCCGTCGTGACGCACGGTGATGGATCAGCTCAGGGCTGCCAGCACCTTGGCGGTGATCGATTCGACCGAGCCGACGCCTTCGATGTGGCTGTACTTCGGCTTGCCAGCATTGGCGGCCGACAGCTTCTGGTAGAAGTCCACCAGTGGCTTGGTCTGGCTGTGGTAGACCGACAGGCGGTGACGCACGGTTTCTTCCTTGTCGTCATCGCGCTGGATCAGGTCTTCGCCGGTGACGTCGTCCTTGCCTTCGACCTTCGGCGGGTTGTACTGGATATGGTAGGTACGGCCCGAGGCCAGGTGCACGCGGCGACCGGCCATGCGGCCGACGATCTCTTCGTCGTCCACGGCGATCTCGACCACGGCGTCGATGTCGACACCGGCGGCGACCATGGCTTCAGCTTGCGGGATGGTGCGCGGGAAGCCGTCGAACAGGCAGCCGTTGGCGCAGTCTGGTTGAGCGATGCGCTCCTTGACCAGGCTGATGATCAGCTCGTCGGAAACCAGCTGGCCGGCATCCATGACCTTTTTCAGCTCCAGGCCCAGCGGGGTGCCGGCCTTGACGGCGGCACGCAGCATGTCACCGGTGGAGATCTGCGGAATACCGAACTTCTCGGTGATGAACTTTGCCTGAGTACCTTTACCGGCCCCGGGAGCTCCCAGCAGAATTACGCGCATCTTGTGCTCCTCATATTTTTCTTTGCAAATCAACGGATTCGGCGCACAAGGCCAACTCCGGAAAATCGGACGAGACCGTAAAATCGGTCAAAAGGCTGCTCAAGATACACAGCGCCCGCCCCCCCGACAAGCGTCCAAAAGTGCCAGGAACGGGCCGCCCGCGGCTGGCCGGGGCACGGGTTGCGCCCGGCGCAACCGGCCGTCACGGGTTGGCGCAAGGCCAACCCGGCCCATCACCGAGACCGGTTTCGAACGACCTCAGCCGGTATTGCGCAAACCAGCCGCGATCCCCGCCACGGTCACCAGCAAGGCCTGCTCCAACGGGCTGTCCAGAGCGGCTTCACGGCTGCGCGAGCGCGCCAGCAGCTCGGCCTGCAGGCGGTGCAACGGGTCCAGGTAGGTGTTGCGCAGGCGGATGAATTCCAGGGTTTCCGGGCTGTGCGCCAGTAGCACCGGCTGCCCGGTCAGCCCCAGCACCACCTGGCACGACTGCGACAATAGGTCGCGCAGGTGCGCACCCAGCGGCAGCAGTTCGGGTTGCACCAGACGTTCGTCGTAGGCCTCGGCGATTTGTGCATCGGCCTTGGCCAGGACCATCTCCAGCATGTCGATGCGGGTACGGAAGAACGGCCATTGCTCGCGCATCTGCGCCAGCAGCGTCCCCTGTCCGCGTGCCAGGGCATTGTTCAGCGCCGTTTCCCAGCCCAGCCAGGCCGGCAGCATCAGCCTTGTCTGGGTCCAGCCGAATATCCACGGGATCGCCCGCAGGCTCTCGATGCCGCCGGCGCGGCGCTTGGCCGGGCGGCTTCCCAGCGGCAGGCGGCCGAGTTCCTGCTCGGGGGTGGACTGGCGGAAGTACTCGACGAAGTCCGGGTTTTCGCGCACCACGTCGCGGTAGGCCTTGACGCCATCGGCGGCCAACTGGTCCATCAACGCGCGCCAGGCCGGCTCCGGCGGTGGCGGCGGAAGCAGGGTCGCCTCCAGCACGGCGGCCAGGTAGAGGTTGAGGTTCTGCTCGGCAATGCCCGGCAAGCCGAACTTGAAGCGGATCATCTCGCCCTGCTCGGTGGTGCGGAAACGCCCGCCCACCGAGCCCGGCGGTTGCGACAGGATCGCCGCATGGGCCGGTCCGCCGCCGCGCCCGACCGTGCCGCCCCGGCCATGGAACAGCAGCAGCTCGACCTGGTGCTCGCGACAGATGCGCACCAGGTTCTCCTGGGCGCGGTACTGGGCCCAGGCCGCCGCGGTGGTGCCGGCGTCCTTGGCCGAGTCGGAATAGCCGATCATCACCTCCTGCGGCCCTTGCAAACCAGCGCGGTAGCCCGGCAAACCGAGCAGGCGTTCCATCACCGGGCCCGCGTTGTCCAGGTCGGCCAGGGTCTCGAACAACGGCACCACGCGCATCGACCGGGTCAGCCCGGCCTCCTTAAGCAACAATTGCACCGCCAGCACATCGGAGGCCGCGCCGGCCATGGAGATCACGTACGACCCCAGCGACGCCGCAGGCGCGGCGGCAATCTCGCGGCAGGTGGCGAGCACCTCGGCCGTCTCGGCCTGGGGCTGGAAATGCGCCGGCAACAGCGGGCGACGGTTGTTCAGTTCGGCCTGAAGGAACGTGATGCGTCGCTCCTCGTCCCACTCGGCATAGCGACCGAGGCCGAGGTAGTCGGTGATTTCCGACAGTGCATCGCGGTGGCGGGCGGCATCTTGGCGCACGTCCAGGCGCACCAGGAACAGGCCGAAGGTCACCGCGCGGCGAAGGCAGTCAAGCAACGGGCCGTCGGCGATCACACCCATGCCGCATTCATGCAGCGACTGATAGGCCAGTTCCAGCGGCGCGATCAGCTCGCGATTGTCCACCAGTACCGCAGCACTGGCAGGTTGTGTGCTCGTCAGCGAGGCATGGGCCCAGGCACGGGTGGCGCGCAGGCGATCGCGCAGTTGCTTGAGCAGGGCGCGATAGGGTTCGGCGCTGTCGCCGACCTTGTCTTTCAGCGCGGCGTTGGCCTGCTGCATGGAAAGCTCGGCGGCCAGGCCGTCGATATCGCGCAGGAACAGGTCGGCGGCCATCCAGCGCGCCAGCAGCAGGACTTCGCGGGTGACCGCCGCCGTAACGTTGGGGTTGCCGTCGCGGTCACCGCCCATCCAGGAGGCGAAGCGCACCGGCGCCGACTCCAGCGGCAGGCGCAGCCCGGTGGCCTCGAACAAGGCCGCGTCGACCTTGCGCAGGTGGTTGGGGATCGCCTGCCACAACGAGTGTTCGATGACCGCAAAGCCCCACTTGGCTTCATCCACCGGGGTCGGCCGGGTGCGACGGATCTCCTCGGTGTGCCAGGCCTCGGCGATCAGGCGGCGCAAGCGTTCACGCACCTGCTGGCGCTCGCCGGGAACGAGGTCGCGGTGGTCCTGCGCGGCCAGTTGCGCGGCAATGGCGTCGTACTTCTGGATCAGGGTGCGGCGGGCCACCTCGGTGGGATGGGCGGTAAGCACCAGCTCGATGTTCAGCCTGGCCAGTTGCCGGGCCAGCTCATCGTTGCCGTGGCCCGCCGCCTTCAGCCGCGCCAGCAGTTCCGGCAGCACCCGCGCCTCGAACGGCTCGGGCTGGTCGGCGTCGCGGCGCCGGATAAGCTGATACTGCTCGGCGATGTTGGCCAGGTTGAGAAACTGGTTGAATGCCCGCGCCACCGGCAGCAGGTCCTCCTCGGCCAGGTCGCCCAGGGTCGAGCTCAGTCGCTCGCCCTGCCCGCGCCGGTCGGCCTTGGCGCTGTGGCGGATGTCCTCGATCTTCTGCAGGAACGCCTCGCCATGCTGCTGGCGGATGGTCTCGCCCAGCAGTTCTCCCAAAAGGTGCACATCCTCGCGCAAGCGCAGATCGATATCACTCATCAGCCTTCTCCACTCCAGGAAACCGCATGCGCCCAAGAGTGCCCACTCGCGCCCGCGCCTGGCAAGCCAGAAGCGGCCAGAGCAACTAAAGTGAACACAGGACATCCGAAGCAATGCCACTACCAGGCTTTGACAGAGAGGTCATCATGAAAATTCGCCAACTCGCCGAGCACTGGGAACAGAACGCCGCCGGCCTCCTGAGTCCCACCGGCCATGTCCTGCACCTGGACATGGAAGCCGAAGCGCGCCTGGCCGCGCTGATCGACATGTACCCCAAGCGCAGCCCCGAGGAACTGCTGGGCGAATTGGTGGCGGCGGCGCTCGAGGAACTGGAAGCCAGCTTCCCCTACATCAAGGGCCAGCAGGTGATCGCCACCGACGAAGAAGGCGACCCGCTGTACGAGGATATCGGCCCCACACCACGCTTCCTGGCCCTCTCCCGACGCCACCTGCAAGCCCTCGGCAGGGTGCGCAAGGAGCCGTCGCACTGAACCTTTCCGGGTGCCGGGCGAAGCCCGGCATACCGTCATCCACGGCGGAAGTTCCAGGAAAAATCCGCTGACTGATTAGTCAGAAAAAAATACCTTTAGCGTGCAAATTTTTCTGAACTATTCAAAAAATGCCTGGGTCACAGCCAATAGCCATCACGGCAAAACCCTGTAAACACGGGCCTTTGCGCCCGACGCTGGCCACAGGGGAACAGCGATAGCCACCGCGTGGCATCGTCGTTTAACAGGAGTGACCCAATGGAGTTGACCACCATGAAGACCCGCATCGCACAACCTTCCTCCACTCACCTGCGCGGGCTCAAGCTGGCCGCGCTGGCCCTGGGCAGCAGCCTGGTGCTGGCCGGCTGCGCGGGCAAGCCGCCGACCGAGCAATACGCCGTGACCCAATCGGCGGTCAACTCGGCGGTCAGTGCAGGTGGCACCGAATTCGCCGCGGTGGAGATGAAGGCTGCCCAGGACAAGTTCAAGAAGGCCGAGATCGCCATGCACGACAAGCAGTACGACCAGGCCAAGCTGCTGGCCGAACAAGCCGAATGGGACGCCCGCGTCGCCGAGCGCAAGGCCCAGGCAGCCAAGGCCCAGAAAGCCGTACAGGATGCCCGCCAGGGTATCAACGACGTACGCGAGGAAGGCCTGCGCAGCGCCGAATGAGCCCTGCCCAGCCTCATGAGCCTTCGTTAACGATCAAAGGATGAACACTATGCGCAACTACGTCATGATTCCCGCCCTGCTGGCCTTGAGCGTGGGCCTTGCCGCCTGCTCCCACGACCCGAACGCCAACCTGGAGTCGGCCCGCACCAACTTCTCCGCCCTGCAGAGCGACCCACAGTCGAGCAAAGTGGCCGCGCTCGAGACCAAGGACGCTCAGGACTGGCTGAACAAGGCCGACAAAGCCTACATGGATCGCGAGGACTCGAAAAAAGTCGACCAGCTCGCCTACCTGACCAACCAGCGTGTCGAAGTGGCCAAGCAGACCATCGCCCTGCGTAGCGCCGAGGCCGAACTCAAGAACGCCGCCGCCCAGCGCGCCCAGGCCAAGCTGGACGCCCGCGACGCGCAGATCAAGAAGCTGCAGGACAGCCTGAACGCCAAGCAGACCGACCGTGGCACCCTGGTGACCTTCGGTGACGTGCTGTTCGACTTCAACAAGGCCGTGCTCAAGAGCAGCGCCTACCCCAACGTCACCAAGCTGGCCCAGTTCCTCCAGGAGAACCCTGAGCGCAAGGTGATCGTCGAGGGCTATACCGACAGCGTTGGTTCGGCCAACTACAACCAGACCCTGTCCGAGCGTCGCGCCGGTGCGGTGCGCATGGCACTGGTACGTGCCGGCGTCGATCCAGCACGCATCGTCGCCCAGGGCTACGGCAAGGAGTACCCGGTGGCCGACAACAGCAGCAACTCGGGCCGCGCGCAGAACCGTCGGGTGGAGGTGACCATCTCCAACGACAACCAGCCGGTGGCACCGCGCTCGGTGAGCCAGATCCAGTAATCGCTAGTGCTTGAGTGAAGAACCCCGCCTGATGGCGGGGTTTTTCATGGCTTGGGATTGAACATCGTGAAGGTGACGCCTCGCGGGGCAAGCCCGTTCCCACGCAAAAAACATCTTCTTGAAACCTGGTCTGGCACCGACCCCATCTGAAGGTCAGGACACGCTCACTGCACCTGCTGCGGCGTCTCCTGCCCCATGCAACGCACCGCGCGCTTGCGGTTGTCTACCAGCACCCCGGTCAGGCCCTTCTGCTCGGTGTCGAACAGCACCAGCACGCCATCGATGCACTGCGCCACCTGTGGCGCCGGCGTCAGCGAGACCTTGTAGTCTTCCCCCGGAATGGTCTTGAGCATGGTGAAATCCTGCAGCAACAGCGCATCCTCGGGCT
This window of the Pseudomonas mosselii genome carries:
- the tsaB gene encoding tRNA (adenosine(37)-N6)-threonylcarbamoyltransferase complex dimerization subunit type 1 TsaB, which gives rise to MTTLLALDTATEACSVALLYDGKVTSHYEVAPRLHAQKLLPMIKQLLADSGVALSALDAIAFGRGPGAFTGVRIAIGVVQGLAFALERPVLPVSNLAALAQGALRERGVQQVAAAIDARMDEVYWGCYCAEQGEMRLIGQETVLPPDRVALPQDLEGDWFGAGTGWGYAERLAVQVAASDAVALPSALDILTLAGFAWARGEAVVAEQAQPVYLRDNVATPKAR
- the adk gene encoding adenylate kinase, which gives rise to MRVILLGAPGAGKGTQAKFITEKFGIPQISTGDMLRAAVKAGTPLGLELKKVMDAGQLVSDELIISLVKERIAQPDCANGCLFDGFPRTIPQAEAMVAAGVDIDAVVEIAVDDEEIVGRMAGRRVHLASGRTYHIQYNPPKVEGKDDVTGEDLIQRDDDKEETVRHRLSVYHSQTKPLVDFYQKLSAANAGKPKYSHIEGVGSVESITAKVLAALS
- the ppc gene encoding phosphoenolpyruvate carboxylase, translated to MSDIDLRLREDVHLLGELLGETIRQQHGEAFLQKIEDIRHSAKADRRGQGERLSSTLGDLAEEDLLPVARAFNQFLNLANIAEQYQLIRRRDADQPEPFEARVLPELLARLKAAGHGNDELARQLARLNIELVLTAHPTEVARRTLIQKYDAIAAQLAAQDHRDLVPGERQQVRERLRRLIAEAWHTEEIRRTRPTPVDEAKWGFAVIEHSLWQAIPNHLRKVDAALFEATGLRLPLESAPVRFASWMGGDRDGNPNVTAAVTREVLLLARWMAADLFLRDIDGLAAELSMQQANAALKDKVGDSAEPYRALLKQLRDRLRATRAWAHASLTSTQPASAAVLVDNRELIAPLELAYQSLHECGMGVIADGPLLDCLRRAVTFGLFLVRLDVRQDAARHRDALSEITDYLGLGRYAEWDEERRITFLQAELNNRRPLLPAHFQPQAETAEVLATCREIAAAPAASLGSYVISMAGAASDVLAVQLLLKEAGLTRSMRVVPLFETLADLDNAGPVMERLLGLPGYRAGLQGPQEVMIGYSDSAKDAGTTAAAWAQYRAQENLVRICREHQVELLLFHGRGGTVGRGGGPAHAAILSQPPGSVGGRFRTTEQGEMIRFKFGLPGIAEQNLNLYLAAVLEATLLPPPPPEPAWRALMDQLAADGVKAYRDVVRENPDFVEYFRQSTPEQELGRLPLGSRPAKRRAGGIESLRAIPWIFGWTQTRLMLPAWLGWETALNNALARGQGTLLAQMREQWPFFRTRIDMLEMVLAKADAQIAEAYDERLVQPELLPLGAHLRDLLSQSCQVVLGLTGQPVLLAHSPETLEFIRLRNTYLDPLHRLQAELLARSRSREAALDSPLEQALLVTVAGIAAGLRNTG
- a CDS encoding DUF4398 domain-containing protein; translated protein: MELTTMKTRIAQPSSTHLRGLKLAALALGSSLVLAGCAGKPPTEQYAVTQSAVNSAVSAGGTEFAAVEMKAAQDKFKKAEIAMHDKQYDQAKLLAEQAEWDARVAERKAQAAKAQKAVQDARQGINDVREEGLRSAE
- a CDS encoding OmpA family protein — encoded protein: MRNYVMIPALLALSVGLAACSHDPNANLESARTNFSALQSDPQSSKVAALETKDAQDWLNKADKAYMDREDSKKVDQLAYLTNQRVEVAKQTIALRSAEAELKNAAAQRAQAKLDARDAQIKKLQDSLNAKQTDRGTLVTFGDVLFDFNKAVLKSSAYPNVTKLAQFLQENPERKVIVEGYTDSVGSANYNQTLSERRAGAVRMALVRAGVDPARIVAQGYGKEYPVADNSSNSGRAQNRRVEVTISNDNQPVAPRSVSQIQ